The Macrobrachium nipponense isolate FS-2020 chromosome 46, ASM1510439v2, whole genome shotgun sequence genome has a segment encoding these proteins:
- the LOC135214652 gene encoding t-SNARE domain-containing protein 1-like, which yields MSGGLKADTEVNTVLGTVSKPREIPDDSPAEHCLSGDSDGFFGFSCISITEKTEPLLGKSSNLPRERTMFREGMDESSGDPFLVGTVHFSRKGSPKAFTVLSKRTLGSEIPKSLRFLPDHEGNKGGPSLVDESVQDQQRSIPSRSEKPSDSVVFPTPQKKAGEFSAVFNFAHRTQVNSIAGKAVQDTTDLLRELQPLARGNKERRVRADRLKTEFEATATRFSEVQKKMMVTMRTARLPADMVAVEQDASASSEELIRREQMLQSKKKEIQDLEFETAMQLEREQRVHQLESDIIDINEIMRDLSAMVHTQGEMVDSIEQNVENCTWSSVEEGVKNL from the exons atgtctggaggacttaaagctGACACTGaagttaacacagtccttgggactgttagtaaacctcgagaaatcccagatgattccccagcagaacattgtttatctggggattcggatggattctttGGGTTTTCATGTATTTCCATCACAGAAAAGACAGAACCGCTccttggaaaaagtagcaaccttcctagagaaagaacaatgttccgcgagggaatggatgagtcttctggggaccctttcctcgttggaacagttcatttctctaggaagggttcacctaaggcctttacagttctatctaagagaacaTTGGGATCAGAGATCCCAAAATCTctccgattccttccagatcacgaaggaaataaaggaggaccttcgttggtggatgaatccgtgcaggatcaacaaaggagtatcccttcacgttccgaaAAACCCTCGGATAGTGTTGTATTTCCGACGCCTCAGAAAAAGgcgggggag TTCAGTGCAGTGTTTAATTTTGCTCACAGAACACAAGTTAACAGTATTGCCGGTAAAGCGGTTCAAGACACAACAGATTTGCTTAGAGAATTGCAACCCCTTGCACGCGGAAATAAAGAAAGACgtgtcagagcagacagactgaaGACGGAATTTGAAGCAACAGCCACTCGCTTCTCAGAAGTTCAAAAG aaaatgATGGTCACTATGAGAACTGCTCGTTTGCCAGCGGATATGGTAGCTGTTGAGCAAGATGCATCTGCAAGTTCAGAGGAGCTTATACGAagagaacagatgttgcaaagtaaaaaaaaagaaatacag GATTTAGAATTtgaaacagcaatgcagctagagAGGGAGCAGAGAGTTCATCAACTTGAGTCTGATATcatagatataaatgaaattatgagAGACCTTAGTGCTATGGTTCATACGCAGGGTGAAATGGTTG